A genomic segment from Malus domestica chromosome 05, GDT2T_hap1 encodes:
- the LOC139196095 gene encoding uncharacterized protein: MERLLAHWYTISKQPNSGVNLVEFLAEGDNGPVLSFDKIRAAPAELEDRRPLVKDPLEEINVGTADDPRLLFISALLPQRMKDEFRTLLTEFKDCFAWSYHEMPGLDRTLVEHELRIKPGFKPFCQPPRRFSTEVQLSIKDELVRLLKAGFIRTARYVEWLANIVPVLKKNGALRICTDFRNMNLATPKDEYTMPISDLLIDAAANHAILSFMDGHARYNQIFIAEADDSDKFVWNDKHQAAFTQIKVSLTNPPVLVPPRRGKPLKLYISAAEESIGCLLAQDNDAGWEQAIFYLSRNLSQPEINYPAVEKLCLAVFFAASKLRHYMLPSVTQVIAQTDVIRYMLTRPIVKGRIGKWTMALSEFSLQYVAPKAVKGQALADFYLLNIPPHTVLGATTLTSAWFRRATTTGRCTLTAPAEYEALIVGLGILHDLRATRALVLGDSELVINQLNGSFRCMSCTLAPYHMVASYLAESFDGITFQHISRCHNTDADELAQIASGAQLLGGKLGQEIPVIRQLYPALVNQQILRRDDVIRTRVMSLPSLLDRQDSVEICTTEVIPDDWRTPIMQYLDNPNGKHSRRTRVHATNYVTYHNELYRKGEDVYGKRAYHLKDRTGVVHRLPINGKFLKKYYPVTWEMRE; encoded by the exons atggaacgactgctggcccattggtatacgatATCTAAGCAACCCAATTCGGGCGTCAACCTCGTCGAGTTTCTTGCTGAGGGAGATAATGGGCCTGTattatcttttgataaaattcgagccgccccggccgagctcgaagaTCGTCGGCCCCTAGTTAAGGACCCTTTagaagagattaatgttgggacggccgatgacccacggcttttgtttattagtgctttaCTTCCCCAACGAATGAAAGACGAGTTTCGTACCTTGCTtacggaattcaaagattgttttgcttggagttatcatgaaatgcccggcttagatcgtactctggtcgagcatgaattacgtattaagcctGGATTTAAACCTTTCTgtcagccacctcgtcgattctcgaccgaagtacaactcagtatcaaggacgaactagttcggcttttgaaagccggattcattcggacagctcgatatgtcgaatggttggcgaatatcgttcctgtattaaagaaaaatggtgcactACGCATCTGCACCGATTTTCGAAAtatgaatctggcaactcccaaagatgagtatacaatgccgatttcagatctgtTAATTGACGCCGcggcgaatcatgcgatcttatcctttatggatggacatgcccggtacaaccaaatatttattgccgaagccgat GACTcagataaatttgtgtggaacgacaagcatcaggcggcgtttacgcaaatcaaagtctccctcacgaACCCACCTGTCTTGGTTCCTCCCCGGCGCGGTAAGCCTCTTAAGCTCTATATCTCGGCGGCCgaagagtccatcggctgcctcctcgCGCAAGATAACGACGCCGGATGGGAACAGGCTATTTTTTATCTCAGCCGTAATCTTAGTCAACCAGAGATCAATTATCCAGCCGTCGAGAAGCTGTGCCTAGCCGTTTTTTTCGCCGCTTCCAAGCTTCGGCATTATATGCTCCCATCGGTCACCCAGGTTATTGCGCAGACCGACGTCATCCGCTACATGCTCACCCGACCGATCGTAAAAGGCCGCATTGGGAAATGGACCATGGCACTGTCCGAGTTTAGCTTGCAATATGTAGCTCCGAAAGCCGTCAAGGGCCAAGCATTGGCTGATTTTTACTTGCTCAACATCCCTCCCCATACGGTTTTGGGGGCAACGACGTTGACATCGGCATGGTTCAGACGCGCGACAACCactggacgatgtactttgacGGCTCCA gccgaatatgaagccctaatCGTCGGCCTTGGAATTCTCCATGACCTGCGGGCAACCCGCGCCCTCGTCCTCGGTGACTCCgagcttgtgattaaccaacttaatggttcctttcgttgcatgagttgtaccctggcaccTTACCATatggtcgccagctatttggccgaatccTTCGACGGTATTACATTTCAACATATTTCCCGGTGTCATAATACCGACGCGGATGAATTGGCTCAAATTGCCTCCGgcgcacaactcctggggggcaaaCTAGGCCAAGAGATACCAGTGATACGACagttatacccggccttggttaaccAGCAAATCCTCCGACGGGACGACGTGATACGCACCAGGGttatgtccttaccttcgttgttagatcggcAGGACTCTGTCGAGATTTGCACGACCGAGGTAATACCGGATGATTGGAGAacacccattatgcagtaccttgacaatcctaacgggaaacatagtcgcaggacacgggttcacgccacgaactatgtcacgtaccataacgagttataccgaaagggtgaagatg tatacggaaaaagggcgtatcatcttaaagaccgaACCGGTGTAGTTCACAGATTACCgatcaatgggaagtttttgaaAAAGTATTACCCGGTAACGTGGGAAATGCGAGAGTAA
- the LOC103436508 gene encoding B3 domain-containing protein Os01g0234100-like codes for MEEAMVILQDQKQSSSYPLLQLPPPPPLHKGMETEKQFGQKPPCFQPTTTSNVLNANANPMMFKCPKRKAPVRVRVESLYDSSQAQSSVLERAKKIEASLDDKFPSLLKVMMPSEVSGGFYLNLAKKFRSEYMPKQDSMIVLEDENGKEFGTKYLVEKGGLSGGWRGFSIAHKIKKGDVVIFHLVTPSKFKVYIVRSNEVDWSIPLMRVDPPIRQMDTGGFTACGKEERENLEPNPQENAIVCYTDSGPTSDQSGNDGEDVGSEFLDGLRLSESVVTFKEVHCLDNFNVQVNGLIINSEFSKYVLTKYYELCCSQKSFLHEQLLEGLNCKLIAGVISETVNIADAIRACKITTPEDYLSTWDKTLKAFGDLGMNVRFLRARLDQLTSLASKSKRLEANVLEVKETMNSLDSEVETPNTSLEEEREIPFQEMAKAPW; via the exons aTGGAGGAAGCAATGGTTATTCTTCAAGACCAGAAACAGAGCTCCTCTTACCCACTACTACAGCTACCGCCGCCGCCTCCGCTGCATAAG GGCATGGAAACCGAAAAGCAGTTCGGGCAAAAACCTCCATGCTTTCAACCGACGACTACAAGCAAT GTGTTGAATGCTAATGCTAATCCCATGATGTTTAAATG TCCTAAACGAAAGGCCCCTGTAAGAGTTAGAGTAGAAAGCTTATACGATAGTTCCCAGGCTCAGTCTTCTGTTTTGGAAAGAGCAAAGAAGATCGAAGCAAGCCTAGATGATAAGTTTCCTTCACTACTCAAAGTTATGATGCCGTCAGAAGTTTCGGGAGGATTCTACCTT AATCTTGCTAAGAAATTTCGCAGTGAATATATGCCAAAACAAGATTCAATGATTGTTTTGGAAGATGAAAATGGGAAGGAATTTGGAACGAAGTATCTTGTGGAGAAGGGTGGACTGAGTGGTGGATGGAGAGGGTTTTCAATTGCTCACAAGATAAAGAAGGGAGATGTTGTGATTTTCCATCTAGTCACTCCTTCCAAATTTAAG GTATACATCGTTAGGTCAAATGAAGTGGACTGGAGTATTCCTCTTATGAGGGTAGATCCTCCCATCAGACAGATGGATACCG GAGGCTTTACTGCATGTGGAAAGGAAGAACGTGAGAATTTGGAACCTAATCCGCAGGAGAATGCAATAGTCTGTTATACGGACTCTGGTCCAACATCAGATCAGTCTGGAAATGACGGCGAAGATGTTGGTTCCGAATTTCTGGATGGTCTTAGACTTTCAGAGTCTGTTGTCACTTTTAAAGAAGTGCACTGTTTGGACAACTTTAATGTTCAGGTCAATGGTTTAATCATAAACTCTGAATTTTCAAAATACGTCCTGACCAAGTATTATGAGCTTTGCTGCAGTCAGAAATCCTTCCTTCATGAACAACTTCTCGAGGGTCTGAACTGCAAACTGATTGCCGGAGTAATTTCTGAGACAGTCAACATTGCAGATGCCATCAGGGCCTGCAAGATCACTACCCCGGAAGATTATCTTTCGACTTGGGATAAGACTCTGAAAGCCTTTGGTGATTTAGGCATGAATGTCCGTTTCCTGCGTGCCCGCCTGGACCAGCTTACAAGTCTTGCTTCAAAATCAAAAAGACTTGAGGCAAATGTTTTGGAAGTGAAAGAGACCATGAATAGTCTTGACTCTGAGGTTGAGACTCCGAATACGAGTTTAGAGGAGGAGCGGGAAATTCCGTTCCAAGAAATGGCTAAAGCCCCTTGGTGA
- the LOC103436507 gene encoding B3 domain-containing protein Os01g0234100-like isoform X1 gives MELSFHLFHYSLFTSITIKLERERESVYPWPWLFFKTRSRSRAPLAHGHLSRKRKRVTVAKSGVYERAREVEATLDPRFPILLRVMLPSHVAGCFWLGLSKKFCFDHMPKQDKTIVLEDENGDKFETKYLAEKVGLSGGWRGFSIARKLQEGDAVIFHLVTPSKFKVYIIRSNDLDDMDCAIDLVKLDASIKLADTGDVIACGREEREKLETIPKDSAIAFASKSGSISDHSGNDIEDLGFEVLDGLRLSESNVAFKEVKSVENFNVLVNGLNINSEFSKHLLTKYYDLCCSQNSFLHELLIEGLNCKLISGAISETINIADAIRSCSVTTLGCNFSAWYKTLKAFEGLGMNVGFLRTRLDQLVSLASRSKRFKEARLEKEQAEEEMRSLEAKLLVVKDAINILDSEIESLNTSLEKLEHMFQEVAKAPW, from the exons ATGGAACTGTCTTTTCATCTTTTCCATTATTCACTCTTTACCTCCATAACCAtaaagttagagagagagagagagagtgtgtatCCATGGCCATGGCTGTTCTTCAAGaccagaagcagaagcagagcTCCTCTTGCCCACGGCCACCTaag CCGTAAGCGAAAGAGAGTTACCGTAGCAAAAAGCGGCGTATATGAAAGAGCAAGGGAGGTTGAAGCAACCCTCGATCCTAGGTTCCCTATCCTGCTCAGAGTCATGCTGCCTTCTCACGTTGCTGGCTGTTTCTGGCTT GGCCTTTCCAAGAAATTCTGCTTTGATCATATGCCAAAACAAGATAAGACGATTGTTTTGGAAGATGAAAATGGGGATAAATTTGAAACTAAATATCTTGCGGAGAAGGTGGGACTGAGTGGTGGATGGAGAGGTTTTTCAATTGCTCGCAAGCTACAGGAGGGAGATGCCGTGATTTTCCATCTGGTCACCCCGTCCAAATTTAAG GTGTATATTATTAGATCCAATGATTTAGACGACATGGATTGCGCTATTGACCTTGTGAAATTAGATGCTTCTATTAAACTGGCGGATACTG GAGATGTTATAGCATGTGGAagggaagagagggagaaatTGGAAACTATTCCAAAGGACTCCGCAATAGCCTTTGCTTCAAAGTCTGGTTCGATATCAGATCATTCTGGAAATGATATTGAAGATCTTGGTTTTGAAGTTCTGGATGGACTTCGGCTTTCAGAGTCTAACGTCGCTTTCAAAGAAGTGAAAAGCGTGGAGAACTTCAATGTTCTTGTCAATGGTTTAAACATAAATTCTGAGTTCTCAAAACACCTTCTGACCAAGTACTACGATCTCTGCTGCAGTCAAAACTCGTTCCTCCATGAACTTCTTATCGAGGGTCTAAACTGCAAACTGATTTCTGGAGCAATTTCTGAGACAATCAACATTGCAGATGCTATCAGGTCCTGCAGTGTTACTACATTGGGATGCAATTTTTCCGCTTGGTATAAGACTTTGAAAGCCTTTGAGGGTTTAGGCATGAATGTCGGGTTCCTGCGTACCCGTCTGGACCAGCTTGTAAGtcttgcttcaagatcgaaaAGATTTAAAGAGGCTAGACTTGAAAAGGAGCAGGCGGAAGAAGAGATGAGGAGCTTGGAGGCAAAACTTTTGGTAGTAAAAGATGCTATAAATATACTTGACTCTGAGATTGAGAGTCTAAACACGAGTTTGGAGAAGCTTGAGCATATGTTCCAAGAAGTGGCTAAAGCCCCTTGGTGA
- the LOC103436507 gene encoding B3 domain-containing protein Os01g0234100-like isoform X2 — protein sequence MAMAVLQDQKQKQSSSCPRPPKVVSGSNANPNMPESRKRKRVTVAKSGVYERAREVEATLDPRFPILLRVMLPSHVAGCFWLGLSKKFCFDHMPKQDKTIVLEDENGDKFETKYLAEKVGLSGGWRGFSIARKLQEGDAVIFHLVTPSKFKVYIIRSNDLDDMDCAIDLVKLDASIKLADTGDVIACGREEREKLETIPKDSAIAFASKSGSISDHSGNDIEDLGFEVLDGLRLSESNVAFKEVKSVENFNVLVNGLNINSEFSKHLLTKYYDLCCSQNSFLHELLIEGLNCKLISGAISETINIADAIRSCSVTTLGCNFSAWYKTLKAFEGLGMNVGFLRTRLDQLVSLASRSKRFKEARLEKEQAEEEMRSLEAKLLVVKDAINILDSEIESLNTSLEKLEHMFQEVAKAPW from the exons ATGGCCATGGCTGTTCTTCAAGaccagaagcagaagcagagcTCCTCTTGCCCACGGCCACCTaag GTAGTCAGTGGCAGTAATGCTAATCCAAATATGCCTGAAAG CCGTAAGCGAAAGAGAGTTACCGTAGCAAAAAGCGGCGTATATGAAAGAGCAAGGGAGGTTGAAGCAACCCTCGATCCTAGGTTCCCTATCCTGCTCAGAGTCATGCTGCCTTCTCACGTTGCTGGCTGTTTCTGGCTT GGCCTTTCCAAGAAATTCTGCTTTGATCATATGCCAAAACAAGATAAGACGATTGTTTTGGAAGATGAAAATGGGGATAAATTTGAAACTAAATATCTTGCGGAGAAGGTGGGACTGAGTGGTGGATGGAGAGGTTTTTCAATTGCTCGCAAGCTACAGGAGGGAGATGCCGTGATTTTCCATCTGGTCACCCCGTCCAAATTTAAG GTGTATATTATTAGATCCAATGATTTAGACGACATGGATTGCGCTATTGACCTTGTGAAATTAGATGCTTCTATTAAACTGGCGGATACTG GAGATGTTATAGCATGTGGAagggaagagagggagaaatTGGAAACTATTCCAAAGGACTCCGCAATAGCCTTTGCTTCAAAGTCTGGTTCGATATCAGATCATTCTGGAAATGATATTGAAGATCTTGGTTTTGAAGTTCTGGATGGACTTCGGCTTTCAGAGTCTAACGTCGCTTTCAAAGAAGTGAAAAGCGTGGAGAACTTCAATGTTCTTGTCAATGGTTTAAACATAAATTCTGAGTTCTCAAAACACCTTCTGACCAAGTACTACGATCTCTGCTGCAGTCAAAACTCGTTCCTCCATGAACTTCTTATCGAGGGTCTAAACTGCAAACTGATTTCTGGAGCAATTTCTGAGACAATCAACATTGCAGATGCTATCAGGTCCTGCAGTGTTACTACATTGGGATGCAATTTTTCCGCTTGGTATAAGACTTTGAAAGCCTTTGAGGGTTTAGGCATGAATGTCGGGTTCCTGCGTACCCGTCTGGACCAGCTTGTAAGtcttgcttcaagatcgaaaAGATTTAAAGAGGCTAGACTTGAAAAGGAGCAGGCGGAAGAAGAGATGAGGAGCTTGGAGGCAAAACTTTTGGTAGTAAAAGATGCTATAAATATACTTGACTCTGAGATTGAGAGTCTAAACACGAGTTTGGAGAAGCTTGAGCATATGTTCCAAGAAGTGGCTAAAGCCCCTTGGTGA